The window GCGTTGACCACGGCGGAGATCGCCATGTGCATGACGCCCTTCTCCGGGCCGAGCCAGCGCAGTTGCGAGTCGTGCACCAGCTCGCGCCAGAGCCCGCCGAGGTCGTCCAGCACGTCCTTGACCGGCCGGCCGACCAGGTACGGGCGCAGCGCGGCGATCGCCGCCTCCTGCACCTCGTTGCCGCGACCGATGGTGAAGGCGAAGCCGTGTCCCTCGTGGTCGTCGGGTGCGTCGGTACGCAGCACCACGTACGCGGCCGAGTAGTCGGGGTCGGGGTTCATCGCGTCCGAGCCGTCCAGCTCGCGCGAGGTGGGGAAGCGGATGTCGTACGTGTCCAGGGCGACGAAGCGGCTGCTCACCACGCGACCCCCAGTCGCTGCCGCTGCCGACCGAGTCCGTCGATCTCCAACTCGACCACGTCGCCGGGGCGCAGGTACGGCTTCGGGTCGGGCATACCGAGCGCGACCCCGGCCGGGGTACCGGTGTTGACGATGTCGCCGGGGTAGAGCGTCATGAACTGGCTGACGTAGCGGATGATCTCCGGCACGTTGAAGATCATGTCCTTGGTGTTCCCGTTCTGTCGCAGCGTGCCGTTGACCCAGAGCCGCAGCCCGAGGTGCCCGGGATCGGGGATCTCGTCCTTGGTGACCAGCCAGGGGCCGAACGGATTGAACGTCTCGCAGGACTTGCCCTTGTCCCACTGGCCGCCGCGTTCGAGTTGGAACGCGCGCTCGGAGACGTCGTGCGAGATGGCATAACCCGCCACGCACTCCATCGCCTCCTCGGCGGAGGGGAGGTACCGCGCGGTCCTGCCGATGACCACGGCCAATTCGATCTCCCAGTCGGTCTTCTCGCCGCCGTGCGGCACCAGCACCTCGTCGCAGGCGCCGACGACGGTGTCCGGCGCCTTGAGGAAGAGGACCGGCTCGGTGGGTACGGCCGCGCCGGTCTCGCGCGCGTGGTCGTGGTAGTTCAGCCCGACACAGACGATCTTTCCGGGGCGGCGCAGGGGCGGGCCGAGCCGCAGCCCCCGTCCGCGCAGCGGCGGCTGCCGCAGTTCGAGCAGGCCGCGTACGCGGTTGATGCCGCCGTCGGCGAGGAAGTCACCGTCGAAGTCGGTGATCGAACCGGAGAGGTCGAGGAGCGTGCCGTCCTCGGCCAGCACGGCGGGGCGCTCGCCGCCGGGTGGACCGACCCGTAAGAGCTTCACGGCAGCGGTTCCTTTGTGTCGATGGTGTTTCCCCGCGTCATACATCGGATGTCTATCAGTCCATCGACAAGCGCACAAGGCCGAGGACGGGGCGTTTAGGCCCATCTACTGCGCTCCACACCGGATTGTGCGCTCGGGGTAATGCCCGTACGACCTATCTTGACCGAGCCATACATCCAATGTTAACTCCACGTGACGGGACGGGCCGGATCGACGGAACTCACCGCCGATGCCGCAAACCGCACACGGGGCGTCAATGCGCAGGTGGGAGCGTCGATGCGGGGCGGACCGGAGCGCTCCCCCGGCACCGCGTCGGATCCCACCCTCGCTCTGCGGTACGACCGGCCGGCCGCTGACCGGGAGACCGAATCGTTGCCGATCGGCAACGGAGCGCCGGGCGCCAATGTCTTCGACGGCGTGCGCACCGAGCGGTTGACGTACGACGAGAAGACCCCTGTGGACCGGCGGAACGGGTGGTGACGACGGCCCGCCGGTGATCCTCGACGGGCCACCGGCCACCTCCACCGACGTTGCCGGCCACCGCCACCGGGGTTGAGGCACCCCGACCAGCAACAGTTGAGCGATTGCTCAAACGAGGCTAGGGTGCCGTTTGAGCGACCGCTCAAACAGGGGGAGGAAAGCCGTCATGACCGAACGGAAGTCGTCACCGGGGCCCGACGAGCGGTGGCCGTCGGCGTGGGAAGCGGAACCGTCACCGAAGCCGCCCCGGACGGCGACCCGGGCCAGATGGATCCTGGCCGGGCTGATCACCTGTGTCGGAGCGGCCTTCTTCGTCTCCGCCGTCCGGAACGGACGGGCCGACAGCGCACTGCTCTTCGTCGCCCTGCCGGTGCTGCTCGCGGCCACGCTGTCGCTGGTGCCGGCCCGCTCCACCCACGGCCGGACCTTCGTGGTCACCACCATCGTCCTGCTGTTGAGCGCGGTGGTGCTGCACGAGGGCGCCATCTGCGTGGTCCTGGCCGCTCCCCTGGTGTACGCCGTCGTGCACGGCACCGCCGCACTGATCGAGTTCGTCAAATACTCCAACCGGACGTACGCGCTGCTGCCGTTGCCGCTGCTGCTGCTCGGCGGGGTCGAGGGCACCAGCGAACAGCTCCGGATCAACCCGGACCAGACCACGGTGGTGACCCGTACCGTCGCGCTGACGCCGGAGGAGGTGCGCGAGCGGCTGAGCCGGGGACCGGTGGCGGCACCGGCTCGGTCCGTACCGCTGCGACTGTTGGGCATGCCGCTGCCGCAGCGGGTCACCGGGGACGGACTCGAACCGGGCGACCGGTGGCTGTTCGCGTACCACGGCTCTGCGCACGGACCCGGCGGCCACCTCCTCGCCGAGGTCGACGAGTCGGGGCCGGACCGACTCGGCTTCACCTTCGTCGAGGACACCTCGATCACCGGACGCTGGATCACCTGGCAGGACGCGGAGCTGCGCTGGCGGGTGGTGGACGCGCAGCACACCGAGATCCGGCTGACCGTCGGCTACCGGCGGGGGCTGGACCCGTCCTGGTACTTCGGACCGCTGCAGGACGCGCTGATGCACTCCGGGGGCGGGCACCTGCTCGACATGCTGGCGCTGCGGTGAGCCTGACCGCCGTCCGTTACACCAGCCTGGTCGTACCTGTCGTCCTGATGCTGCTGGCCCGGCGGACCGACGGGGGTCGCCGGGCCACGGCCGGGGCGGCGCTCGCGTTCCTCACGGCCGTGGTCGGGCTGGCCGGGTTGCACGAGGTCAGCCTGCACACCGGCTGGTACGCCTTCGCGCCCGTCGACGGTGCCTACCGGGGATTCCCGGTCGACCTCTGGCTCGGCTGGGCGGTCCTGTGGGGACCACTGCCGGTACTGCTGCACCGGATCCTCCCGGTCCCGGTCGCGCTGGGCCTGCTGCTCTGGCTGGACGCGATCGCGATGCCCGC of the Micromonospora sp. NBC_01796 genome contains:
- a CDS encoding fumarylacetoacetate hydrolase family protein, coding for MKLLRVGPPGGERPAVLAEDGTLLDLSGSITDFDGDFLADGGINRVRGLLELRQPPLRGRGLRLGPPLRRPGKIVCVGLNYHDHARETGAAVPTEPVLFLKAPDTVVGACDEVLVPHGGEKTDWEIELAVVIGRTARYLPSAEEAMECVAGYAISHDVSERAFQLERGGQWDKGKSCETFNPFGPWLVTKDEIPDPGHLGLRLWVNGTLRQNGNTKDMIFNVPEIIRYVSQFMTLYPGDIVNTGTPAGVALGMPDPKPYLRPGDVVELEIDGLGRQRQRLGVAW
- a CDS encoding glycoside hydrolase N-terminal domain-containing protein, producing the protein MRGGPERSPGTASDPTLALRYDRPAADRETESLPIGNGAPGANVFDGVRTERLTYDEKTPVDRRNGW